CTGCGCGTCATGCTGTACGAGAAATACATCACGAGCAGCATGGGGCTGAGCGAGATCGCCAGAAACCACAGCGTCAGGCGAACCTTGAGCTTCATCTTGAATCACTTGCACCTCACGGCGGTGACTCCTTCAACTTGAGGCTCGCCCTCCTGTCGGCGCCCGCTGCGCGCGCATCGGGCATCGGGCGTGGTTCACGTTGACTCGCGCTCGTCGGAGGGGGGCGTGGTGAGCGGCTGTGGCCGCTTCCACGCGAGATCGACGCCGCTCACCCGCAGGATGACGGGGGTTTCCGAGCGGATGCGACCAAAGCGCATGGCGCGCACGTCGGGCGCGGCTTCCAGACCGGCCTCTCGCAAGGGCTGTGTCCCTTCTTCCTGGCAGATGTGCTCGACCTCGTCGCCGTCGATCAGGGCTGCGCAAGAGATCCAGACCCCTTCGAGGGATTCCGAGACGAGCTCGGTTCGGTAGAGCAGCAGGAACGTGGCGTCGTCGCCGTGCACGTCGACGATCTCGAATCGCAGCTCTCCGCTCTCTCCGAGCGGGGTGAGGTCGAGGGTGAACGTGGCAGACGGCTCGAACGCCCGCGGATCGAATCGATGCGTGAGCGGGGGGTCGAGGGCCACGTCGTAGATGCCTCGCACCTCGGCGCGGAGCGCGGTGCTCGTCTCAAGCGGCGGTCCGATGTAGTATGTTCGCGCGGCGTGAAGGCCGTAGGGCCCGAGGGGCGAGGCGCTCCACCCGTCGCCTGCGCTCAGGCTCAGCGAGATTCTCGGGACGGGCAGCGCGAGATCGTGCGACAGTGCCGCGCTCTTCCACAGCGCCCCCCACGCAGCCCAGCGCGGGTTCACCACGTCGATGGCCACGAGGGTTGCGTGCGCTCCCGCGGCCATCCAGGGCAGGGCGATGGCGCAGGACCCGAGGGATTTGTGCAGGGCGAGTGGCACGCGCTGCCCCGTGATGGGGCGGTCATCGGGCAGGGCGACCTCGCACCGCCAGGCGCCCCTGATCTCCCAGGGCATCGGATGGTCTCGCGCGTCGTCCTCCTGATGGTGAAAGGTGGCCACGGCACGGGGGTCGCTGGCTTCATCGAGGGGATCGAAGGGGTCATGCCCCTGTGGGAAGGGCGGGTCGCTGAACCCGGCGTCGACGGTGACGAGGCGGGTGACGACGAGCGTCACGTCGGTGGCGGCGTGCGGCACGGCGCCGAAGAGAAGCTCGGTCTGCCCCGTCTCCAGCGGCACGGTCGAGACGAGTGGGAGGACGTCGAGGCGGGTTCTGATGTGCCCGTCGATGGTGTCTGTCTCGAGCCGCGCGCTCGAGATGGCGACGGGCATGGGGGCTTCAGTGACGCGGGTTCGCAGGCGGATGCACCACGTATCGAGGACGATCGCATCGATGCAGATCTCGACGCCGAGGTCGGTGGCGCACGCGGAGACAGGGTGTATCAAGATCGATGCGTCCTTTCTGGCCGTCGGTGCGTTCCAGGGCACACGACGCGCAGCGCGCCGGGCATCACCGCGAAGGTGGCAGGCAGCTGCCCGAGCATCTCGCCATCGGCCTCCACGGGCACCACGCCTTCTGCTTCCGCGCGCAGCTCCTGGAGCGTCCACTGGTCGATGAACGGGTGCTCGGCGGGCAGCCCGATCTGAATCAGCGGGCTGTGCCACAGCAGACCGAGGGGGCCGAGATCGCGGATGCGCGCCGCGTCGAGGCGTCCGTCATCGAGCGCCGCGTGCGGCATGGGGTGCATTCCACCGCCGAAGTAGCGCCCGTTTGCGACGATGAGGTTGTTGAGCGGGCGTTCGGGCACCTCGATCCCGTCTACCCACAGGCGCACCGGCTTCGGCCTCGCCGTGAACAGTCGGATGGCGAGCGCCGCGTGATAGCCCAGGGTGCGCCCCGCGAAACGTCGCGTGCGCTCGGACAGCGCCACCACCTCAGCCCCCATTCCCGCTTCGGCGATGTTCACGCAGATCCGGCTCACGGGACTTCCCGCACCATCGAGGCACGTGACGCGGATCGCATCGAGGGCGCTCACCATGCCGCTCACCGCGCACGCCAGCGCTGCGTCGATGGCGCGCGGGATGCCCAGGCTGCGCACGAAGTCGTTGCCCGAGCCCGCGGGCACCACGGCGAGAGCAGTGGCCGAGCCGGCCAGGGCATTGGCCGCCTCGTGTATCGTGCCGTCACCTCCGACCACGATCACCCGGCCTGCGCCGCTGTCGCGCGCCAGCGCCGCCAGACGCTCAATGTCGCCGGGCGCCTGTGAGCGCAGCACGCGGCACGCGGGCAGCAGCCTGCCGATGCGCTCCTCCACCTGCGCTTGCGTGCGCTTGGAGACGGCCGAGGCGTTCATGAGCACCACGGCAGCGTCTCTCTCGCAGGGACCCTGGGGCGCAGCAGATTGCGCGTCGCTCACGAAGTGCGGTCGTTGGGGGTCGAGAGGGTGACGATGAACGAGGCCGCGAGGTAGGCCAG
This is a stretch of genomic DNA from Pseudomonadota bacterium. It encodes these proteins:
- a CDS encoding diacylglycerol kinase family lipid kinase, whose amino-acid sequence is MAAREPHLALALLPPGLPRGLVHRHPLDPQRPHFVSDAQSAAPQGPCERDAAVVLMNASAVSKRTQAQVEERIGRLLPACRVLRSQAPGDIERLAALARDSGAGRVIVVGGDGTIHEAANALAGSATALAVVPAGSGNDFVRSLGIPRAIDAALACAVSGMVSALDAIRVTCLDGAGSPVSRICVNIAEAGMGAEVVALSERTRRFAGRTLGYHAALAIRLFTARPKPVRLWVDGIEVPERPLNNLIVANGRYFGGGMHPMPHAALDDGRLDAARIRDLGPLGLLWHSPLIQIGLPAEHPFIDQWTLQELRAEAEGVVPVEADGEMLGQLPATFAVMPGALRVVCPGTHRRPERTHRS